One genomic window of Panicum hallii strain FIL2 chromosome 6, PHallii_v3.1, whole genome shotgun sequence includes the following:
- the LOC112898458 gene encoding probable E3 ubiquitin-protein ligase XBOS35 has product MGLLGMMGDSFGCSATGERLVSAARDGDIQEARALLELNPRLARYSTFGIRNSPLHYSAAKGHHEIVSLLIESGVNINLRNCRGQTALMQACLYGHWKVVQILVLFKANIHRRDCFSGATAIHFAALKGHTRCIRLLVADYVPSLSDFWNVMRGKSRDETKKDAFDAVSLRRLINGKSDGGVTPLHLAALHGHAESVQLLLDLGASVSEVTVNDGSTIDLIGSGSTPLHYAACGGSAVCCQLLIAAGANIGAENANGLTPRDVARSWHKNSVEGILSKQPEGRIRILPSPYLCLPLMSIVKIARECGWRKTSASSTCQDPCVICLEVECTVAAEGCGHEFCTKCALYLCSTTSSSTSIRGVPGSISCPLCRHAIVSFMKLTSTTPIKELPWTSTSLALCAAGASTGSNHASSLHRRPDRHRLRSSSVQLGCSSFRSIGSGKLSSLKLNCTGAEEAVPCLISCLRPDVQRSSSYRERIRRYSEF; this is encoded by the exons ATGGGGCTCTTAGGTATGATGGGCGATTCGTTCGGGTGCTCGGCTACCGGGGAGCGACTCGTTTCCGCCGCAAGGGATGGAGACATTCAAGAGGCTAGAGCCCTCTTGGAGCTCAACCCTCGCCTTGCCCGGTACTCGACATTCGGGATCCGGAACTCGCCACTCCATTACTCGGCTGCGAAGGGCCACCATGAG ATTGTCTCCCTCCTAATCGAATCCGGGGTCAATATCAACCTTAGAAATTGCAGAGGACAG ACTGCTTTGATGCAAGCTTGTCTATATGGTCACTGGAAAGTTGTACAGATTCTAGTTCTTTTCAAAGCTAAT ATTCATAGGAGAGATTGTTTTAGTGGCGCGACAGCTATTCATTTTGCCGCCCTGAAAGGTCATACTCGGTGCATTCGGCTTCTTGTGGCTGATTACGTGCCTAGCTTGTCAGACTTTTGGAACGTTATGCGTGGAAAGTCCAGAGATGAAACAAAAAAGGATGCCTTCGATGCGGT ATCTCTCCGGAGGCTAATTAATGGAAAGTCAGATGGCGGCGTCACCCCGCTTCACTTGGCAGCCCTTCATGGCCATGCTGAGAGTGTGCAGTTGCTATTAGATCTTGGAGCTTCCGTCTCTGAGGTCACAGTCAATGATGGTTCAACTATTGACCTCATTG GTTCAGGTAGCACTCCTCTCCATTACGCGGCATGTGGTGGAAGTGCTGTCTGCTGCCAA CTTCTCATTGCAGCAGGAGCGAACATCGGAGCTGAAAATGCTAATGG GTTGACTCCTCGAGATGTGGCTCGTTCGTGGCACAAAAATAGTGTTGAAGGCATCCTAAGCAAACAGCCAGAGGGCCGAATACGCATTCTTCCTTCACCATATCTGTGTCTACCACTAATGAGCATTGTCAAAATCGCTCG TGAGTGCGGATGGAGAAAGACTTCTGCCTCGTCCACATGTCAGGATCCATGCGTCATATGCTTGGAGGTGGAATGCACGGTAGCTGCAGAAG GCTGCGGCCATGAGTTCTGCACCAAATGCGCACTGTATTTGTGCTCGACCACAAGCAGCTCAACATCCATCCGTGGCGTTCCCGGCTCCATATCATGCCCTTTGTGCCGTCATGCCATTGTCTCTTTCATGAAGCTCACGAGTACCACCCCAATAAAGGAGCTTCCATGGACAAGCACATCGCTAGCTCTATGTGCAGCAGGCGCAAGCACTGGTTCCAATCATGCCAGCTCCTTGCATCGTCGGCCAGACAGGCATCGATTGCGCTCCTCCTCGGTTCAGTTGGGATGCTCCTCTTTTAGATCCATTGGCTCTGGGAAACTGTCGTCATTGAAGTTGAACTGCACAGGAGCTGAAGAGGCGGTGCCTTGCCTCATCAGTTGTCTCAGGCCAGATGTGCAGCGGTCGTCATCGTACAGGGAAAGAATTAGGAGATATTCAGAGTTTTGA